One part of the Ornithodoros turicata isolate Travis chromosome 2, ASM3712646v1, whole genome shotgun sequence genome encodes these proteins:
- the LOC135386035 gene encoding TBC1 domain family member 5-like isoform X4, whose product METSVSGFEHVDFPATAVGSSAEAVQGSHRGPRKYWEEWMDLFEGEHLGNKLKYMALSIKLADCRFRSICWKVFLECLPETRQDWIYVTRERRSKYTSLLNQVAYNPRQGTKEIDLDLNNPLSQDLSSPWNQYFEDSELKVTITQDVIRTFPEIEFFQTADVQQMMVNILFCYARQHQQVSYRQGMHELLAPIIFVLHHDQQTFLHALELGYVNEFPSPIRDDIRELLNPDFTEHDAFFLFSQVMDGVESWYICNESATRIDQFGFTPFSKASCVGMHNVLGVKLCKINEQMLKRYDYVLYNHLESMEIPLHIFGIRWLRLLFGREFGLPDLLIIWDAIFAESLAFCLVDFIFIAMLICIRDKLLNADYTQCLSCLMKYPGGSYITYIIQMALHLKHPMQYTKPSGEHLVQQNRVSTGAVRELQRTSNARTETMDNAKSSRRPKTLPLPGHMAQAFKANSEPTTLDSSPEASDGDDENSLRGDQRHGVRKAGYNTWTLRSLKGPNAITRSLNQLVNSSEDDRVREMVTLKAKNLASSSAAGIAESQGTYKTFNWLDFIHIS is encoded by the exons GATTTGAACATGTGGATTTTCCTGCTACAGCAGTCGGTTCTTCGGCTGAAGCTGTACAAGGCAGTCACAGAGGACCAAGAAAATATTG GGAAGAATGGATGGATCTTTTCGAAGGTGAACACTTAGGTAACAAGCTAAAATACATGGCACTCAGCATCAAGCTAGCTGACTGTAGATTTCGGAGCATATGCTGGAAG GTGTTTCTCGAGTGTCTTCCTGAAACTCGACAAGACTGGATATATGTGACAAGAGAGAGGAGAAGCAAATATACATCACTACTAAATCAA GTAGCTTATAATCCTCGTCAAGGCACCAAAGAAATAGATCTGGACTTGAATAACCCATTGTCTCAAGATTTGTCCAGCCCCTGGAATCAGTACTTTGAGGACAGTGAGCTCAAAGTCACAATAACGCAGGACGTGATACGGAC CTTTCCAGAGATAGAATTCTTCCAAACAGCTGATGTCCAACAGATGATGGTGAACATCTTATTCTGTTATGCAAGGCAACATCAACAGGTTTCGTACCGTCAG GGGATGCACGAGCTCCTTGCTCCCATCATCTTTGTACTTCACCATGATCAGCAGACTTTTCTGCATGCCCTGGAACTAGGATATGTAAA TGAATTCCCCTCTCCTATAAG AGATGACATCAGGGAGCTGCTCAACCCGGACTTCACAGAACACGATGCCTT CTTCCTCTTCAGCCAAGTAATGGATGGTGTGGAGTCTTGGTACATTTGCAACGAATCAGCTACTAGA ATTGACCAGTTTGGCTTTACACCGTTCTCCAAGGCTAGCTGTGTGGGGATGCACAATGTGCTTGGTGTGAAACTGTGCAAGATAAATGAACAGATGCTGAAAAGATATGACTACGTTTTGTACAACCATTTGGAGAGCATGGAGATTCCACTGCACATTTTTGGAAT ACGTTGGCTTCGGCTGCTGTTTGGACGAGAGTTTGGTTTGCCGGATTTGCTCATCATTTGGGACGCAATATTTGCGGAGAGCCTCGCGTTCTGCTTGGTGGACTTTATATTTATAGCCATGCTTATCTGCATAAGAGACAAAT TGTTGAATGCAGACTACACCCAATGTCTCAGTTGCCTTATGAAATATCCTGGAGGTTCATATATCACATATATTATACAAATGGCACTGCACCTCAAGCATCCCATG CAATACACAAAGCCATCTGGAGAGCACTTAGTTCAGCAAAACAGAGTTTCCACAGGAGCAGTAAGAGAACTGCAAAGGACAAGTAATGCAAGGACAGAAACTATGGATAATGCAAAATCTTCAAGAAG GCCGAAGACTTTACCATTACCAGGGCATATGGCACAGGCATTCAAGGCCAATAGTGAACCAACTACATTGGACTCTAGTCCTGAAGCATCCGATGGAGATG ATGAAAACTCGCTCAGAGGCGACCAGCGGCACGGTGTACGGAAAGCTGGTTACAACACATGGACGTTGCGAAGTCTGAAGGGGCCTAACGCTATCACCCGTAGCCTCAATCAGCTGGTGAACAGCAGTGAGGATGATCGGGTGCGTGAGATGGTGACGCTTAAGGCTAAGAACCTGGCTTCAAGCTCGGCTGCTGGAATAGCAGAAAGTCAG GGTACCTACAAGACCTTTAACTGGCTGGATTTCATACATATCTCGTAG